The stretch of DNA GCCGCGGGACACACCGGAGCAGGTGTGAACACAGCGCACGGGACAGGGTGGGAGtcgcctttctctgcagcccTGTGCCTCCCTGTGGGCGCAGTCCGGGCGGCGCTGGGGGGTGGGCGAGACCCTGCAGACCGTCGCCGACGGGCGAGCCGCTCCCTCGGCCTGCGCCCTGGGGTGCGGGTGTCCCCGCCGGCGGCTGCACGCCACACTGCAGCGCTGGCCCAACAAGCTCACCCGGCGGCCAAACGCGCGCGACCATGCCGGGGCGTCTGCCCAGGAGCGGGCCCGGGGGCCGCGCCCCGGGAAGGGTGCGGAGAGCgggagggagcccaggggagggcagaggctcAAAGCGGGAGCAGCCCGCCCGTGGGCAAAGGCCGGAACGCTGGACGCGctcagggctgggaagggagggctGAGGCGGGGCTCAGCACAGCCGCCCGGGCGGTGCCGGCTGTCGGGAAGAGGAGCGGGATCGGGCCGCGCCTGCAGCGGGCGGATTTCGGTCCGAGATCGGGGGAACCCTTGTGAGCGCGGGGGCGGCTGCGCAGTGCAGGcgtcgggggctgggggggcgagtGCGGGATCCCCGCACCccgaggagcagggctgggggtcctcGCCAGTGCCCAGCTCGAGCCCGCTCTCCCGCATGGCCCGCACTGGGTGcggcccgagccccgcccccgggcAGAGACCACGCCCCCGGCTCCGCCCCCGGGCAGGGCCCACACCCCCGGCTCCACCCCCGGGCAGGGCCCacgcccccggctcctcccccggGCAGGGCCCAcatccccggctccacccccGGGCAGTGCCCACGCCCCCGGCTCCTCGCCCGGGCAGGGCCCAcacccccggctcctcccccggGCAGTGCCCtcgccccggctcctcccccggGCAGTGCCCACGCCCCCGGCTCCTCGCCCGGGCAGTGCCCTCGTCCCGGCTCCTCGCCCGGGCAGTGCCCTCGTCCCGGCTCCTCGCCCGGGCAGTGCCCTCGCCCCGGCTCCTCGCCCGGGCAGTGCCCTCGCCCCGGCTCTTCGCCCGGGCAGTGCTCTtgcccccggctcctcccccggGCAGTGCCCACgtccccggccctgcccccgggCAGAGACCacgcccccggctcctcccccagGCAGAGACCACGCCCCCGGCTTCGCCCCCGGGCAGGGCCCACACCCCCGGCTCCACCCCCGGGCAGTGCCCacgcccccggctcctcccccggGCAGGGCCCACGCCCCCGGCTCCTCGCCCGGGCAGTGCCCACGCCCCCGACTCCTCCCCCGGGCACTGCCCacgcccccggctcctcccccggGCACTGCCCACGCCCCCGGCTCCACCCCCGGGCAGTGCCCtcgcccccggctcctcccccggGCACTGCCCtcgcccccggctcctcccccggGCAGTGACacgcccccggctcctcccccggGCGGTGACAcgcccctggctcctcccctctCGCGTCCTGGGCACGAGGCACAATCCTACATCCGGGCCTCCCGTGGTGGAGACGAGCCCGACTCAGGGTAACCATAGAGTTGGCCTCCCGCGAGCAAGAAGGGACTGACGCACACCATAGAGAATAACGCCGAGGTGATAGTGTCCTGGGCACGCCGGCTCCGTCCGTGGCaggtgggagaggggggctgggggagccccaGCCATTGGCTGTgcgcggcgggggggggttggctgggggagccccagccatgggctgTGCGCGgggggagccccagccatgggctgTGCGCGGGgggggagccccagccatgggctgTGCGCGgggggagccccagccatgggctgTGCGCGGGgggggagccccagccatgggctgTGCGCGGgggggagccccagccatgggctgTGCGCGGgggggagccccagccatgggctgTGCGCGGGgggggagccccagccatgggctgTGCGCGGGgggggagccccagccatgggctgTGCGCGGGgggggagccccagccatggggggTGGCTGCCTGCGGTCACAGGATCCATGTAATCTCGTGTGTTTTCACTTGTGGTGCCCAGCTGGGCCTGCCCGGgattcctgccctgctcccccagtGTGATTCGGGGGCACAGAGCTCCTGTGGGTACTGGTGTCCGTACCCCAAACGGCAGCGTGCCCCCCGGCTCACCCCACCCATCTCTCTGGCAGGGTTTGGAGTGCCTAGCGCAATGGCCTCCCGTGCAGGCCCCCGGGCTGAGGGCACTGATGGGAGTGACTACCAGCATCGCGAGAGGGTGGCCTCCCATTACCAGATGAGGTAGGTCTGAGTGCAGGCTGGGTTGAGCCCCTTGAATCCTTGCGCCCTATTCTGAGTCCCTGCCCAGTGAGCTGGGGGAGGGTGCGGAGCTGCCCAGCAGGGCCGAGCTGGTGTCCATGAATGGCTGGGCATTCCCTGGGCCCTGGAATACGTCTGTCCCCAGGGCACTGTGTGCTGGGATTCAAGGGGTCACTGGACCTGTCTGAGCAGCTGAAGGTCCAAGCCAGGGCAGCGTGTGTGTGTCCAGGGCAGGTCTCTTATGCTGCAGtgcagcctcctccctgcccagcccacgGGAAAGCCAGAGGTGCTGTGCACACCAGCTTTGGGTCATGAGCAGCTTCCACCAGAGTGAGCATTGTAGGCTGATGCCCTGCTCCCATGGCCATAGGTGTTCCCGCCACAAACCAGGCTGCTTGTGGCTTTGGCTGGCAGAGGGCCAGAGAGCGCCCGGGCTGACCTGCAGTTTAATTCTGTTGTGCTTGTCCTGGAGCACTCTGCCCCGAGCCCCAGTCAGGTGGGGAGGCCCCCCGTCTGCCAGGGGAAGTGGCTCAGTCAGGCTTCACACCCAGCAGCTGCTTCCCCCGGGACCTACTCAGAGGAATCTGCCCTTCCTGCCGGGTTCACCCTGCTCTGTAGCCTTCAGGCTAGTGCTCCAAGATCACGCACTGCTGGTGACTTCAGCTGTACCCCAGGGAGACACATGCTTCCAGGGGCTGGTTTGCAGCCTTGCTCTGTTGGGGTCCTGGGGCCCAGCTGAGGTTCAGGCAGGCTTCAGGCTCTGTCCACAGCTCTTGGCAGCCTGACTGCCACCTCTCCTGTCTGAGtccttcctgcccagcccccttAGGCAAAGCCAGGGAGCCCATCGAAgtgccagcctgagcctggctTTCTTCCTCTCTGCAGTGTGGCCCTGAAGTCCGAGATAAAGAAGCTGATCTACGTGCAGGTGGCCAtctggctgctgctcctggcccAGATGTGTGTGGGTCACCTGAAGCTGCTGCCCCATGACCAGGTGGCCATGCCTTACCAGTGGGAGTACCCCTATCTGCTCAGCATCATCCCCTCTCTCTTCGGCCTCATGTCCTTCCCCCGCAACAACATCAGCTACCTGGTGCTGTCCATGATCAGCACAGGCCTGTTCTCGGTGGCACCCCTCATCTACGGCAGCATGGAGATGTTCCCCATGGCGCAGCAGCTCTACCGCCACGGCAAGGCCTACCGCTTCATCTTCGGCGTCTCCGCCGTCTCCGCCATGtacctgctgctggtggtggcagcacaggtGCATGGCTGGCAGCTCTACTACAGCAAGAAGCTCCTGGACTCCTGGTTCGCCAGCACGCAGGAGAAGAAGAGGAAAtgaagaggggctgggagccacacACCTGCGtgacttggggggtggggggtgccacATCCCCAGGGGGCTGGATGGCACCATGGTGGGGGTCCCCATTTTTGGGCAGCTCTGCTGGTAAACACTGAAAGCTCCCTATAGACTGGGCTGCCCTGCCAGGCAGCCAGCCGGAGTGCGCTCAGGGCCCCTCCAACCCTAGCCCTGGCTGCAGTGACTGAACATGGGCCAGAGCTGGGTAGGGGGCAGTCCTCATGCGACCAGGGTCCCCTCACCAGAAGTCCCCGGCAGCACTCGGCTTTGGTGCCTCTGCCCGGTTGGCTGGGATGAGAGGGGCCCAGGTGTAGCACAAGGGGGGCAGCCACCAGCCCTTACTGATCTCCCCATTTCATGGAGCAGAAAGGTGCCCTGACCCCAGTGCCTCTGCCCTGAAGTCTGATGACATGgcacagccccagggctgcagacGCTGGTTGGCGTGGCACTGCCCACTACCACAGTGGCTTGTGCTGGGCTGATGTTTGTGTCTGAGGCCCAGTCTGCACCAGTGCCCTGCCTGGATTGCCTTGGGGGCATGCAGGTTtctcccttcccccgcagccGGGTGCATTCCGTGCTCCGCCAGGGAATGAACGGCTCCAGGTCACCAGCAAGCCAGTGGTCTCAGGCCAggtgcccctgcccccagtgatGGGATGAAATAAAGAGCCGCCTTGCTGAACATGTAGCCTCCAGCACTCTGTcttccagggggtgggggaagggcagatgCCCCTCACTGCCCTGCATTGATTTGTGTCCCTTAGCTGCTCCCCGAGTCTGTCCTGCTGCTGGGTTCCCAGAAACCCTGGGAATGGCAGTGCCTAGACCCCTGCTGATCTTGGTTGCCAGGTGCTGGATTCCCCATTGTCTTCCCCATGCTCCACTGATAGGGGGATTGAGGCCCAAACAGCTGGGGACACCCTCCCTCTGTCTGCTAGCCTGCCCCAGAGCacacagccctccccctccctgcaacaatgtataggggaaactgaggcatgcaggCTTCATACCAATGTTACAGACTTCTCCCTAagtggtgctgggggctgggctgttTGCTGTCAAACAAGGGGCTCCCTGCCAGCTTTGTGTCTGGGGGATGCCGTGCCTCAGGCTGCCCACCCAGCAGGACCTCCAGGACAGAGCCCAGCTGCCACGTGGGCCCGGAATGGAGGTGAGCGTGTGAGGAGCAGGCTGCAGCTGCACGTGCCGCCCAGCTGTGTGGGTTTCTGTACAGGCTGCCGCAGTCTCACAGGAAGCCTGAAATAAACCAGGTCAACCGCCGTGTTCCCATTGCCCCAGCTGCCTGCTTGCACGCAGTGCCCTGGGCGGGGGCGGCAATGGGGACACAGGGAGGTTTCTGGGGCACGGGCTGTCCTGGGCCAgcgccctggggagggggcaatggggacacagggaggtttctgggggatGGGCTGTCCTGGGCCAGCACCCTGGGCGGGGGCAATGGGGACACAGGGAGGTTTCTGTGATGGGCTGTTCGGGGCCAgcgccctggggagggggcaatggggaCACAGGGAGGTTTCTGGGACAGGGGCTGTTCGGGGCCAgcgccctggggaggggggcaatggggacacagggaggtttctgggggatGGGCTGTCCTGGGCCAgcgccctggggagggggcaatggggacacagggaggtttctgggggatGGGCTGTTTGGGGCCAGCACCCTGGGTGGGGTCAATGGGGACACAGGGAGGTTTCTGGGACAGGGGCTGTTCGGGGCCAgcgccctggggaggggggaagtggggacacagggaggtttctgggggatGGGCTGTCCTGGGCCAgcgccctggggagggggcaatggggacacagggaggtttctgggggatGGGCTGTCCTGGGCCAgcgccctggggagggggcaatggggacacagggaggtttctgggggatGGGCTGTCCTGGGCCAgcgccctggggaggggggaagtggggacacagggaggtttctgggggatGGGCTGTCCTGGGCCAgcgccctggggaggggggaagtggggaCACAGGGAGGTTTCTGGGGCACGGGCTGTCCAGGGCCAgcgccctggggagggggcaatggggacacagggaggtttctgggggatGGGCTGTCCTGGGCCAgcgccctggggagggggcaatggggacacagggaggtttctgggggatGGGCTGTCCTGGGCCAgcgccctggggagggggcaatggggacacagggaggtttctgggggatGGGCTGTCCTGGGCCAgcgccctggggagggggcaatggggaCACAGGGAGGTTTCTGGGGCACGGGCTgcccggggcaggggggcagcGCCCTGCACCGGGGCTCTGATCCGCTGGGTGCTAGCGATAATTCTCATCAGCATCTACAgggcctggggggagaggggcgctCCCTCGGGGGGAGCGACCCCCTCTGTTGCAAGGCCAGGGGCCCTGGAGGGAAGCGGGGGCTACACCCCTTGCCCACGACGTTTGTTCCACTCGAGGGTCCCGGGCCTGGTCCCCGTGTTCCAGCTGCCAGGAAACAGGTGTTAGCTGCGTGGTGCTGCGGGGTCTGTGGGGCAGCTCCCGGCAGACACCTGGGGGCCAGATCCCTGGCAGGAGCCACCCCTGCGGGGTCGTGTCCCCCTTGCACCAGCTGTCCCCCTGCCGCCTGGGCTGCGGGCACCCCCGCCGCACCTGGGGGCCGCCAGGTAGCTGGGCCGCAGCACTGCGGCGGGGGCCGCtttccgggggcggggggagcccgcTGCGGGGGCGGAGGGCGCCGGGGgggcggcccggcccggccccgcccggccccgccccgcccgcgaTGATTAACTGGGGCGGGCCGGAATGCGGCGGAGCCGGCCCGGCTGGGGGGCGGGCGCAGCgctgcggggccggggccggggccggggccgtgCGCGCCCCGCGCCGCCATGTGCCAGCCCCGCTGATGGGGCGCCCCGCGCCCGGCGCCCCGCTGCTCCTGCTGGCCGCCGCCCTGCTGCTGGCCGGGCCCCGCGCCGGAGCGCCGCGCCCCCGCGTCACCGCCAACTTCGTAAGGACCGGGGGGGTGCGGGGTCCTGGCGCCCAGGGCCCCCCGCGGGGCCGAGTCCCGGCAACCCGCCGCTGCCGGAGCCCGGGCACCCCGCGGACGGGGCGGCGGCAGGGGCTGTGCCCAGCTCGCCGGCCAGCGGCGCCCGGGGAGCAGGGCTGAGCTCTCCCCGGCGCCGGAGGAGAACCAGCCGGGGCTGGGCAGCGTCCCgggggggctggggcgggaggcGGCGTCGTGCAGCGGCCGGCTCAGGTGTCGCTTTGTGACCTGGCACAGGCAAACCGCGAGTCATCACAGCCCCGTGTGAACGCTGGCCGCAAGGAACGGGGGCGCCCTGAGGCGCTGGGGGGCTCCAGGGGTTTGGGGCGCGGTTGTAGGGGTCTAGGCCTGACCCCACCTGGGCACGGGCGGGTGTAAGTGGAGTCTGGGTGTTAGCTGAAGTCATGGCCCCAAAGCAGGTGATCGAAAAGGCCTGCTTGTGTGTGTTCGGTGTGGCCAGGGAAGCGCCAGGGCCCCGGGACGAAGCGCCAGGGCCCCGGGACTCCAGGCTTGGGTCCGGTCGGAGGGATGAAGACAATTTGGTTGACGGGGTGGCAGGTGCCGTAAGCAGCCGGGTTGTTTCATTACGCCTGGTCTAGCAGCTAGCAAGAAATGGGGTAAAATGAGACCAGGACAAAccctggagggggagggaccCAGCGCCATTAATCCGCTTGCCTGGCCACAGGGCAGAGGTCAGCTCGACATTGCAGGGGCCAGGGAAGCGCCAGGGCGCCGATTAGAGGGTCGGAAACCTGCCTTGTCGTGATAGAGGCAAGGAGCTCAGTCTGGTTAACTCTGCCACGAGCCGGGCCGGGGTGAGGGACCCCAGCGTGTCCGGGCCGACTGGGGAACAAATCGTGGGCGAGGGGCAGCGAAGGGGTACCCgaccctggggctggaggctgaTGCTACACACCTCCAGGTGCCAATTTTGGACAGGGAGGGGAATTAGAACAGTTTCCTTGGGGGGGtggaggattctccatccctggccatGGTTCAGTGGGGAGCTGGTGTTTGCTAACAGCCCTGCTCTAGCGGTTACTGGACGGCAggtctctgccctgtgctgggtgtgggggtcAGACCAGTTGGTCACAGTGGCCCCTGCTGGCCTGGGGATGTAGGACTGAAACCTGGGCAGCAGGTTAAAATGGAGGAAAGGAACCTCTTTACACTGGGCGTAACTAGCCAGTGGAACTTACTGCCACATGGAATCCGTGAAGCCAAGCGTGAGCTCAGGGACACTGTGTGAAGAATGAGGGTGCCCGTGGTTACCGTGAGTGGGCAGAGCTGTGCGTGAGCCAGGCACGTGCTGCTGGGGCCACGGGAGTGTTCCAGAAATGCCAGGGGGGCTCCTGTTCCTGCCTGGGAGCAGCTGATGCTGGGTACTgccagggagggggggaaaagaggggtggattCCCTGGGATCCCATGTGCGGGAGGGGATGGATTCCTCACTACAGGTGGTTTAGCACTGTTCTCTGTGGGGGGGGCTCCCAGGGGGCCGTGTGTCTGTTTCTGGCTCTGTGGCCTGACCatgccataagaacataagaagggccagattgggtcagaccaaaggtccatctagcccagtatcctgttggccgacagtggccagtgccaggtggcccaaagggaatgaacagaacaggtaatcctcaagtgatccatcccctcgcccattcccagcatctggcaaatagaggctagggacaccctccctgcccatcctggttaatagccattgatggatctaccCTCTGtggacttatctagttcttttttgaaccctgttatagtcttggccttcacaacatcctctggcaaggagttccacaagttaagtGCCAGGCCTGGCCTCTGGACTTCCTGGCTGTCCTCGGCCTGCTCAGTTCTCAGcctgcccctcaccccacagccaGTAAGTGGTGTGGGGCAGccagcccttccctgcagcccctggccatCTGCCCAGTGAGTGGGTGGCAGAAGAGGCCCACAGGCGCCTGCGTTAGGTAGGCGGGCAGTGACCCTGTCTGGGACGCAGGCTGGGAGTTAGAGAAGCGAAGGGGCCTGTTAGCTTGCTCATGAGTCCAGAAAGCCGCTGGGGTTGGCCCTGCCCTGAACACCCCGGGGTCCCGCTGGGGGCTCCCCACTTGGAATGACTGTTTGCACAGGGTGTTGACGGCGATAGTTTGACTACAAAGGTCTTGATTCGCTCCAAAGGCCGAATGGTGTTTCAGGTGCTCGAAATGTGGCTCCCTAaaggcaggtccccacatccaGGCACTAACGCGGGGCTGCCTCGACCCATGGTAGTCGCTCCGGTGTGGGCAGGCAGGAATTAGCACTGGACGCTGCACGAGTTCACCTCTTACCCCCTTAGCAAACTGTTGGTGCCCTGACCAAGGGTCAGACCTTGGCTAGGGCCAGGAGACCAGTCTCTTCCCGAGACAGTTATTGGCTGCACCTATGAACCGTGCCTGATTCCGCTCACTTCCCCCCAACCTGGAAATAAGGGAAGCCTGGTACTTCTGCAGGTCACTGCTGGAGGGACCCCAGTGCCCGCTTCTCCTGAGCCCACGGGCCTGGGGCCCGTCGCTCACGCTGGCATCCCACCTGCATGGAGAGCTGTccttcacccagctctgctgcaggcctgTATTCCCGCGGCCTGGTGCCTACCCGCAGGCCCGTCAGGGCAGCCAGCGGAACATGGGCCAGGCACTCAGCGCCCTGCCGTGGGCCCAGCAGGAGGCCTGAGCCCCGCCTGGGGCAGGGCGGCTCAGCTGGTCAGAGCCCGGGGAGGCAGTGCTGAACCCCCAGTCTCAGCCCTGCACTGCTCGGCCAGGGGAGTCTGCTGGGAGTGGAGATAAACCACTGCAGCTTTCCCGGAGCATAATACTCCTGGGGGTGCTGGGCCCTGTGGGCCGCTGGGGTTGGGATCGCGTGGGGGTGGCTCTGGGTGCCAGGGACCACCAGGGTGAGGGGTGCTGGGGactgccggggggcgggggtgctggGTGCTATCTGTTGTTCAAGGCCTCCTGCACTAACCCAGCTTCTTGTCCTTTGCTCACAGGCCTGCAGAGTCAGGGGTAAGTAAATCCGCTCTGTTAgtggtgctggctgtggggcaggcagggggcagctaGGGTGCTAGGGGGCAGCACTGCTCagtccctccctccttccactgGGGCTGGGTCACGTCTCCGCCGAGCTGGGGTGCGGTGGGATGGGGCAAGACTTGGAGTCCGCCAAGGAAACCCAGACGCTGCGTTCAGTGATGGTGCCACTCCCATGCAGTCAGCACCGGCCCCGGCGTGCGCTAGGGGTGCGGGGCGGAGGGGCTgccaagttgcagggggggactCAGTGGGGTTCTCTCCCCCTCACTGTCAGTGCTGACCCCCATGCAGCGCCGGGTCCCTgcactgtgggggtggggtggtgcccCAGGGGAGGGACCCAGCGGGGGTCTGGCGAGGTTGGGTTTGCCCCACGTGTCTGGAGTGCAGAGCGCTGGGGAATGTAAGTGCTGGGCACGACCCAGCCAGCCCTCGCCTGCCACAGAGGGTGACCAGGAGATCCCTGCTCGGCGGGCATGGTGATGGGCACATGCCATGGAGAGGGCTGGGAGGCAGCTGCACTGGGAAGGCCCGGGTGGGTCCTGGCTGCCTTTAACCGCTCTCCTCTCCTCCAGCGGACGGTGCCCTCCCCAGGCCCCGGTGCCACCAGAAGGAGCAGGATGGAGCAGCCCTGTCCCCTCCAGCCCTAGCTCTGAGCACAGCCCGGCTGTGCCAGGCCTCCCACGACTGCCAgccgtgtgtgcgtgtgcgccTGGCCCTGCACACCGCAGGTAGGTGGCCCGCCACACCTGAACCCCGTTTTAGAGTGGGTTCCTGGGGCCCTGCTTGGCCCCATGACCATGGAGTTTGGGCCCTGTCTGAACCTCCCTTCAGGCTAGGGACACTCGCAGAATTCCTGGGAATGAccccggggagggggacccaTAGGGCTGGCTTcggtgggggctggggagcttccccaggaggtggggtgCTGCAGAGGGGCCCTTGGTAGGCCTGCTGTGAATTTGGAGTTCacccctttctctctgccccagggctggggagcgTCTGTGGGCTGCAGCTGGATTTCCTGGAGCTGGGCTCCAACAGGGCCAGCTGGCTGCAGGTCTGGAGGCGGCACCCGGAGGCTGCAGGCTCCCTGGTGAGTCAGCGCAGACCacgcccagggctcctggctcagTCCCCCCTTGGCAGCTGCGCGGTGCCAATCCCAAGGCCTGGTGCCCCTGGAGCCGTGCCTGCTCATAGGGTCTGCACCGGGGGACGGGGGGGACGACTGCGGGGGttcctggggtggcggggggctcCCACGGCAGtgctgggggggaaagggagctCTTGGGGTAGAGGCAGGGGGAGGCTccggaggtgggggggctggcagggtgggggaaggctggCTTGCAGAGTGAGGGGAGGGGTGCTCTGGGGGGGCGCTGGCAGGGGCTCAccctctgctctccctgcagTGGCAGGTGCAGTTTGACTGTTTCCCGGTGGAGAGCGGGCGCCGTGTTCTGGTCTCGCTTGGCACCGTCCCTGACCGGGGGCTGAGCCTGAACCAGAGCCACCTGGtccctgcagagccagcaggTGAGACAAGGGGGGTCTCCCTCCTCGGGTGCTGGAAATCCCACCTCCCTGCAGAGACCCGGGTCCAGGTAGAAATGGGAAGGGCTGCTGCTCACCAGCTCTCGGTGAAAGGGGCTGTGGGGGCTGTCTCTCGGGGTTGCTGTGGGGGAGCACGGGGGGGCTGTGAGCGAGGTCTTTCTGGGGGTGCAGTGCTGTGTCTTGAGGCCCAAGGCAGCGTGGCCCTGGGGCTGCCTCTGGAGCACGGCTGGTCCCAGGCCCGAAGCTGAGCTGGCTTTGGCCCAGCAGCTGCCGCCCCCGGCTCCTGGCCGCCCCCCGGGGCTGCTCTTCTGCCGGTGTGAGTCagggctccctgtgctggggggcagggcccacaCAGGCTGGCGCACGTGGGCACGAGCTGCTCTGGGCTGCCCATCCCCTGCCTTCTCTGCCTCTGCAGGCCCCGAGTTCAGCTACGCCTGCCACCCGGAGGCTCGGGCCATTGAGGTGTCGGTGCC from Eretmochelys imbricata isolate rEreImb1 chromosome 7, rEreImb1.hap1, whole genome shotgun sequence encodes:
- the JAGN1 gene encoding protein jagunal homolog 1, which produces MASRAGPRAEGTDGSDYQHRERVASHYQMSVALKSEIKKLIYVQVAIWLLLLAQMCVGHLKLLPHDQVAMPYQWEYPYLLSIIPSLFGLMSFPRNNISYLVLSMISTGLFSVAPLIYGSMEMFPMAQQLYRHGKAYRFIFGVSAVSAMYLLLVVAAQVHGWQLYYSKKLLDSWFASTQEKKRK